A window of Clavibacter michiganensis contains these coding sequences:
- a CDS encoding glycosyltransferase — translation MRILMWHVHGGWTDSFVLGTHEILFPTTPARDAWGLGRGGRAWPVSAREVDPSSLHDADVDLVLLQRVAEIEEAERLLGRRLGSDVPAVFLEHNTPRGAPTETVHALAGRDDIPVIHVTRFNALMWDTGVAPTTVVEHGVPDPGALYTGEVASFGAVINEPVRRGRITGTDLLPAFAAVAPVEVFGMGTDLLPGAFPDLGERIVPRGDLPTARMHPELARLRAYVHPHRWTSLGLSLLEAMHMGMPVLVLDATEASRAVPPDAGAISSGPADLVRVARLLLADADEAARRGRVAREAALARYSLGRFLRDMDAVLHDAVDATAGRRARRAPAASAPTHSPHHPLDERTTR, via the coding sequence ATGAGGATCCTGATGTGGCACGTCCACGGCGGCTGGACCGACTCGTTCGTCCTCGGAACCCACGAGATCCTGTTCCCCACCACGCCCGCGCGCGACGCGTGGGGCCTCGGCCGTGGCGGCCGCGCCTGGCCCGTGAGCGCGCGCGAGGTGGATCCGTCGTCCCTGCACGACGCCGACGTCGACCTCGTCCTGCTCCAGCGCGTCGCGGAGATCGAGGAGGCGGAGCGCCTGCTCGGCCGCCGCCTCGGATCCGACGTGCCCGCCGTCTTCCTCGAGCACAACACCCCGCGCGGCGCCCCGACCGAGACCGTGCACGCGCTGGCCGGCCGCGACGACATCCCGGTGATCCACGTCACGCGCTTCAACGCGCTCATGTGGGACACCGGCGTCGCGCCCACGACGGTCGTCGAGCACGGCGTGCCCGACCCCGGCGCGCTCTACACGGGCGAGGTCGCGTCGTTCGGCGCGGTGATCAACGAGCCCGTGCGCCGCGGCCGCATCACCGGCACCGACCTCCTTCCAGCGTTCGCGGCGGTCGCGCCCGTCGAGGTGTTCGGCATGGGGACGGATCTGCTCCCGGGTGCGTTCCCGGACCTCGGCGAGCGCATCGTCCCGCGCGGCGACCTGCCCACGGCCCGCATGCACCCCGAGCTCGCGCGCCTGCGCGCCTACGTCCACCCGCACCGCTGGACCTCGCTCGGGCTGTCCCTGCTCGAGGCCATGCACATGGGGATGCCCGTGCTCGTGCTCGACGCGACCGAGGCGTCGCGCGCGGTGCCGCCGGACGCGGGCGCGATCTCGTCCGGCCCGGCCGACCTCGTGCGCGTGGCCCGGCTGCTCCTCGCGGATGCCGACGAGGCCGCCCGCCGCGGCCGCGTCGCCCGCGAGGCCGCGCTCGCCCGCTACTCGCTCGGCCGGTTCCTGCGCGACATGGACGCCGTGCTGCACGACGCCGTGGACGCGACCGCTGGCCGTCGCGCCCGGCGCGCGCCCGCCGCATCCGCCCCCACGCACTCCCCGCACCACCCGCTCGACGAGAGGACGACACGATGA
- a CDS encoding glycosyltransferase yields the protein MRIAMISEHASPLATLGGVDAGGQNVHVAALSAALAEEGHTVTVYTRRDDAALPARVAFAPGVEVVHLDAGPARAVPKDELLPHMGELADGLLADWRTARPDVVHSHFWMSGVAALDAAARLASSPVGAAAAPPVLHTFHALGSVKRRHLGAEDTSPAARAELEPGVGRRADAVIATCSDEAAELVRAGVDAARITVIPCGVDIGHFTPRAYDDAADADPTHPMRVMVVGRLVPRKGVDLAIEALGILARRGRRDVELVIVGGSGDAADAGEDAEARRLMDAARAAGVADRVRLHGRVSQADMPAVMRTADVVVCAPWYEPFGIVPLEAMASGVPVVASAVGGLTDSVVDGVTGILVPPRDPAAIADALGELLADPARRRRLGRAGRDRMEHGYAWSTVAARTADAYRAAIQAAAPDALPADPTVVDAHLDALAPVLADLRTHAPRLTAWGREMADRMSHGARLLAAGNGGSAAEAQHLTSELVGRFDGDRRPFSAIALHSESSAVTAIGNDYGFDEVFARQVHAHARSGDIVVLLSTSGRSQNLLRAAAAARAAGATTWAMTGPGPNPLVEACDEHIALDGPSANVQEAQLVAVHAICRSFESRLQANDRAAARASAAPAPVSGAASASIPATVAPASTTAEPAEVPA from the coding sequence ATGAGGATCGCGATGATCTCGGAGCACGCCAGCCCGCTGGCGACGCTCGGCGGCGTGGACGCCGGCGGCCAGAACGTGCACGTGGCCGCGCTGTCGGCCGCGCTCGCGGAGGAGGGCCACACCGTCACCGTCTACACGCGCCGGGACGACGCGGCGCTGCCCGCCCGCGTCGCGTTCGCGCCCGGCGTGGAGGTCGTGCACCTCGACGCCGGACCCGCCCGCGCGGTCCCCAAGGACGAGCTGCTTCCGCACATGGGCGAGCTCGCCGACGGCCTCCTCGCCGACTGGCGCACCGCCCGACCCGACGTGGTGCACAGCCACTTCTGGATGTCCGGGGTCGCCGCGCTCGACGCTGCCGCGCGGCTCGCGTCCTCCCCGGTCGGCGCCGCCGCGGCCCCGCCCGTGCTGCACACCTTCCACGCGCTCGGATCCGTGAAGCGCCGCCACCTCGGCGCCGAGGACACGAGCCCCGCCGCGCGCGCCGAGCTCGAGCCGGGCGTCGGCCGCCGTGCCGATGCGGTCATCGCGACCTGCTCCGACGAGGCCGCGGAGCTCGTGCGCGCGGGCGTCGACGCGGCCCGCATCACCGTGATCCCGTGCGGCGTCGACATCGGGCACTTCACGCCGCGGGCGTACGACGACGCCGCGGACGCCGACCCGACGCACCCGATGCGCGTCATGGTCGTCGGCCGCCTGGTGCCGCGCAAGGGCGTCGACCTCGCGATCGAGGCCCTCGGGATCCTCGCCCGCCGCGGCCGCCGCGACGTCGAGCTGGTCATCGTCGGCGGATCCGGCGACGCCGCCGACGCGGGCGAGGACGCCGAGGCCCGCCGCCTGATGGACGCCGCGCGCGCCGCCGGGGTCGCCGACCGCGTGCGCCTCCACGGCCGTGTCTCCCAGGCCGACATGCCCGCCGTGATGCGCACCGCGGACGTCGTGGTGTGCGCGCCCTGGTACGAGCCGTTCGGCATCGTGCCGCTCGAGGCGATGGCCTCCGGCGTGCCCGTGGTCGCGTCGGCCGTCGGCGGCCTCACCGACAGCGTGGTCGACGGCGTGACGGGGATCCTCGTGCCGCCGCGCGACCCCGCCGCCATCGCGGACGCCCTCGGGGAGCTCCTCGCGGATCCCGCGCGCCGCCGACGCCTCGGCCGCGCCGGCCGCGACCGCATGGAGCACGGCTACGCGTGGTCGACCGTCGCCGCGCGCACCGCCGACGCCTACCGCGCCGCGATCCAGGCGGCCGCACCCGACGCGCTCCCCGCCGACCCGACCGTGGTCGACGCCCACCTCGACGCGCTCGCCCCGGTGCTCGCCGACCTCCGCACGCACGCGCCGCGCCTCACCGCGTGGGGCCGCGAGATGGCCGACCGCATGAGCCACGGCGCGCGCCTGCTCGCGGCGGGCAACGGCGGATCCGCGGCCGAGGCCCAGCACCTCACGAGCGAGCTGGTGGGCCGGTTCGACGGCGATCGCCGCCCGTTCTCGGCCATCGCGCTGCACTCCGAGTCGTCCGCGGTCACGGCCATCGGCAACGACTACGGCTTCGACGAGGTGTTCGCCCGGCAGGTGCACGCGCACGCGAGATCCGGCGACATCGTGGTTCTGCTCTCCACGAGCGGGCGCAGCCAGAACCTGCTCCGGGCCGCGGCCGCCGCGCGCGCCGCCGGGGCGACGACCTGGGCGATGACGGGACCGGGACCGAACCCGCTGGTGGAGGCGTGCGACGAGCACATAGCGCTCGACGGGCCGTCGGCCAACGTGCAGGAGGCGCAGCTCGTCGCCGTGCACGCGATCTGCCGCTCGTTCGAGAGCCGCCTGCAGGCGAACGACCGGGCGGCGGCGCGCGCGTCGGCCGCCCCTGCTCCGGTGTCGGGGGCCGCGTCCGCGTCGATCCCCGCGACGGTCGCGCCCGCGTCCACCACGGCCGAGCCCGCCGAGGTGCCCGCATGA
- a CDS encoding PfkB family carbohydrate kinase — MRFVVVGDVLLDVDMTGAAHRLSPDAPVPVIEVEESLPRAGGAGLVATMLARDGHDVRLVTVLSDDRHSATLRECLQRIEVVAGPSGAPTPVKTRVRADGHAIARIDEGCAPPPTPAATDEMLDAIATADAIVVADYGRGVTRDPRLRAALDARAAVVPLVWDPHPAGEPPVPNTALATPNLAEARAFSGVAGRDVAAAADAARLLLERWGVRTVSVTMSERGALLVSAPVSGSGSGSEGSAGGSMPVVVPAPLVATGDPCGAGDRLAATALAALAAGSPVEDAVRDAVASAAEYVDAGGVATLVGPPAARPIGGHAASALQVVRATRASGGTVVATGGCFDLVHAGHARTLAAARALGDCLVVLLNSDDSVRRLKGPERPIMTEEDRVDLLMSLGVVDAVVLFSEDTPEEALRSIKPDLWVKGGDYRAEDLPESAVIAEWGGQAVTVPYHPGRSTTKLAGALARVG, encoded by the coding sequence ATGAGGTTCGTCGTGGTCGGCGACGTGCTCCTCGACGTCGACATGACCGGCGCCGCCCACCGCCTCAGCCCCGACGCGCCCGTGCCGGTGATCGAGGTCGAGGAGTCGCTGCCCCGCGCGGGCGGCGCCGGCCTCGTCGCCACGATGCTCGCGCGCGACGGCCACGACGTGCGCCTCGTCACCGTGCTCTCCGACGACCGCCACTCCGCGACCCTCCGCGAGTGCCTGCAGCGGATCGAGGTGGTCGCCGGCCCGTCCGGCGCGCCCACGCCCGTGAAGACCCGCGTCCGCGCCGACGGCCACGCCATCGCCCGCATCGACGAGGGCTGCGCGCCGCCGCCCACCCCCGCCGCGACCGACGAGATGCTCGACGCGATCGCCACGGCCGACGCCATCGTGGTCGCCGACTACGGCCGCGGCGTCACGCGCGATCCGCGCCTCCGCGCCGCCCTCGACGCGCGCGCCGCCGTGGTGCCGCTCGTGTGGGATCCGCACCCCGCGGGCGAGCCGCCCGTCCCGAACACGGCGCTCGCCACCCCGAACCTCGCCGAGGCACGCGCGTTCTCCGGCGTCGCCGGGCGTGACGTCGCCGCGGCCGCTGACGCCGCCCGTCTCCTGCTCGAGCGGTGGGGCGTCCGCACGGTCTCCGTCACCATGAGCGAGCGCGGCGCCCTGCTCGTGTCGGCGCCCGTGTCGGGCTCGGGCTCGGGCTCGGAGGGCTCGGCCGGCGGATCCATGCCCGTCGTCGTCCCCGCCCCGCTCGTCGCGACGGGCGATCCGTGCGGCGCGGGAGACCGGCTCGCTGCCACGGCCCTCGCCGCGCTGGCCGCGGGATCCCCCGTCGAGGACGCCGTGCGCGACGCCGTCGCCTCGGCCGCCGAGTACGTGGACGCGGGCGGCGTCGCGACCCTCGTGGGCCCGCCAGCCGCGCGCCCCATCGGCGGCCACGCGGCGAGCGCCCTCCAGGTGGTGCGCGCGACCCGCGCCTCCGGCGGCACCGTCGTCGCGACCGGCGGCTGCTTCGACCTCGTGCACGCCGGCCACGCCCGCACCCTCGCCGCGGCCCGCGCGCTCGGCGACTGCCTGGTCGTGCTCCTCAACTCGGACGACTCGGTGCGCCGCCTCAAGGGACCCGAGCGGCCGATCATGACCGAGGAGGACCGCGTCGACCTGCTGATGTCGCTCGGCGTCGTGGATGCGGTGGTGCTCTTCTCGGAGGACACCCCCGAGGAGGCGCTCCGCTCCATCAAGCCCGACCTCTGGGTCAAGGGCGGCGACTACCGCGCCGAGGACCTCCCCGAGTCGGCGGTCATCGCCGAGTGGGGCGGCCAGGCCGTGACCGTCCCGTACCACCCAGGCCGCTCCACCACGAAGCTCGCCGGCGCCCTCGCGCGCGTCGGCTGA
- a CDS encoding SDR family oxidoreductase, with protein sequence MTDSPRPSTGRVLITGGASGLGAAVAQAVLAAGGEPIVLDLDTSSVTGMEAHRIDVSDTRATEALVAEIAQAHGGLDAVVTAAGIDRCGRLVDVAPTEWEKVIGVNLMGTVAVVRAALPFLTESHGRVVTVASSLAIKAVSDATAYCASKFGVLGFTRALAAETKGEVGVTTLIPSGMKTHFFDDRDPKYKPGSDANLNDPAAVADSVMFILGQPRGCEIRELVITHELEDSWP encoded by the coding sequence ATGACCGACTCCCCCCGCCCCAGCACCGGCCGCGTCCTCATCACCGGAGGCGCGTCCGGGCTCGGCGCCGCGGTCGCGCAGGCGGTCCTCGCGGCCGGCGGCGAGCCCATCGTGCTCGACCTCGACACCTCGAGCGTCACCGGCATGGAGGCCCACCGCATCGACGTCTCCGACACCCGCGCCACCGAGGCGCTCGTCGCCGAGATCGCGCAGGCGCACGGCGGGCTGGATGCCGTCGTCACCGCCGCGGGCATCGACCGCTGCGGCCGCCTCGTCGACGTCGCCCCCACCGAGTGGGAGAAGGTCATCGGCGTGAACCTCATGGGCACGGTAGCCGTCGTCCGCGCGGCGCTGCCGTTCCTCACCGAGTCGCACGGCCGCGTCGTCACCGTCGCGTCGTCGCTCGCCATCAAGGCCGTCTCCGACGCGACCGCCTACTGCGCCTCCAAGTTCGGCGTGCTCGGCTTCACGCGCGCACTCGCCGCCGAGACGAAGGGCGAGGTCGGCGTCACCACGCTGATCCCCTCCGGCATGAAGACGCACTTCTTCGACGACCGCGACCCGAAGTACAAGCCCGGCTCCGACGCGAACCTCAACGACCCGGCCGCCGTCGCCGACTCGGTGATGTTCATCCTCGGCCAGCCCCGCGGCTGCGAGATCCGCGAGCTCGTCATCACCCACGAGCTGGAGGACAGCTGGCCGTGA
- a CDS encoding cutinase family protein, whose protein sequence is MMAGLITAFAVEQNIPVYIEALRYPAVIYPDLTNDGYIESERDGVIALRGEINSLATDCPDTTIQLAGYSQGAHIIGDVLSDRTQLSVVARQNLDGVVLFGDPAYRAGEPWDDSANGDGNGRFARGKGELNAWDRTSTTSATPVTMIHSWCVPDDLFCQSGTSATAHQSYGNASTQLDAFEFLRSFLTTAD, encoded by the coding sequence ATGATGGCAGGATTGATAACTGCGTTCGCCGTCGAGCAGAACATTCCCGTATATATCGAGGCGCTCAGGTATCCAGCGGTCATCTATCCCGATCTGACCAATGATGGGTACATCGAGAGCGAGAGGGATGGCGTCATCGCCCTCCGCGGCGAGATAAACTCGTTGGCTACCGACTGTCCTGACACGACCATACAGTTGGCTGGATACTCGCAAGGCGCCCATATAATCGGTGACGTGTTGTCTGATCGCACTCAACTTTCCGTCGTTGCAAGGCAAAATCTTGACGGCGTCGTTCTCTTCGGAGATCCGGCCTACAGGGCTGGGGAACCGTGGGATGACTCGGCGAACGGGGACGGCAACGGGCGCTTCGCAAGAGGAAAAGGTGAACTGAACGCCTGGGACAGGACTTCCACGACGAGCGCCACGCCAGTGACGATGATCCATTCCTGGTGCGTCCCCGACGACTTGTTCTGTCAGTCGGGGACCTCGGCAACCGCCCATCAGTCGTACGGGAACGCCTCGACGCAACTGGATGCCTTTGAGTTCCTTCGCAGCTTCTTGACCACTGCGGATTAG
- a CDS encoding glycoside hydrolase family 26 protein produces MTHHPRTIRTATTLILGLALTAGILTAASPATAATGQAPTVASAAPTVSDARLRFGVATPGGPTAGGELDAVAQQVGEAPSIVLSYADFTQAPPIQALDQVRARGAESLLTWEPWKAGAGVDQPAFTNASIAAGDHDAYIREWGTALAKWGGPVSLRYAHEMNGDWYPWADGVNGNAPGSYAAAWRHVHDAVVAQGATNVRWVWTPNVPYTGSTALAGLYPGAGYVDVVGLDGYNWGSVAGQRWTAPSDLFGFGLERLRAVAPGKPIIIAETASSEVGGSKAEWDTDLVAFLQAQPDVVAFVWFDMDKEADWRIGSSASSATALRDALAARRV; encoded by the coding sequence ATGACGCACCACCCCCGCACCATCCGCACCGCCACCACCCTCATCCTGGGTCTCGCCCTCACCGCCGGGATCCTCACCGCAGCATCCCCGGCCACCGCCGCCACCGGCCAGGCCCCCACCGTCGCGAGCGCCGCTCCGACCGTCTCCGACGCCCGGCTCCGATTCGGCGTCGCGACCCCCGGCGGTCCCACCGCCGGCGGCGAGCTCGACGCCGTCGCCCAGCAGGTCGGCGAGGCCCCGAGCATCGTGCTCTCCTACGCCGACTTCACGCAGGCGCCACCCATCCAGGCCCTCGACCAGGTCCGCGCCCGCGGCGCCGAGAGCCTCCTCACCTGGGAGCCGTGGAAGGCCGGAGCGGGCGTGGACCAGCCCGCGTTCACGAACGCGAGCATCGCCGCGGGCGACCACGACGCCTACATCCGGGAGTGGGGCACCGCCCTGGCGAAGTGGGGCGGTCCCGTCTCCCTCCGCTACGCGCACGAGATGAACGGCGACTGGTACCCGTGGGCCGACGGGGTCAACGGCAACGCGCCGGGCTCCTACGCCGCCGCCTGGCGTCACGTGCACGACGCCGTCGTCGCCCAGGGCGCGACCAACGTCCGCTGGGTGTGGACGCCGAACGTGCCGTACACCGGATCCACCGCCCTCGCGGGCCTCTACCCGGGCGCCGGCTACGTCGACGTCGTCGGGCTCGACGGCTACAACTGGGGCTCCGTCGCGGGCCAGCGCTGGACCGCGCCGAGCGACCTGTTCGGCTTCGGGCTCGAGCGGCTGCGCGCCGTCGCGCCGGGCAAGCCGATCATCATCGCGGAGACCGCGTCGTCCGAGGTCGGCGGATCCAAGGCCGAGTGGGACACCGACCTCGTCGCGTTCCTGCAGGCCCAGCCGGACGTCGTCGCCTTCGTCTGGTTCGACATGGACAAGGAGGCGGACTGGCGCATCGGCAGCTCCGCGTCGTCCGCCACCGCCCTCCGCGACGCGCTCGCCGCCCGTCGCGTCTGA
- a CDS encoding glycoside hydrolase family 26 protein → MPTRRRLKCAVVTAVAPAVVTATVLVAPATAARAASTQAVPSAPAAIVLSVASGPVGTPVTVTGTGFAAKKAAVVAVGSTTKRITTTATGGFTAAVTIPRTSLSTIRITATAGTRSAGAAFTVTTAKSSGSSRLGTSAPAPTTAPAPTPAPAPTSAPTSSAAPAPATSSTAPAASTAPAISSARLRLGLSTPGGPTANGELDAASATLGESPSIVMSHVDFTHPAPIAGLQSVAARGADSLITWEPWQGGAGVDQAAYTNARIIAGDQDAYIRSWGTDLAKYGKTVYLRYGHEMNGNWYPWSDGVNGNASGSYVQAWKHVHDLVVAQGATNVKWVWSPNVPYPGSTDLASLYPGADQVDVVALDGYNWGAVAGQRWTAPADLFGPGIAQLRAVAPGKPLIIGEVASSETGGSKAAWDKDLVAYLQAQPDVLGFVWFDFQKEADWRIDSSAASATALREALALRRG, encoded by the coding sequence ATGCCCACTCGCCGCCGTCTCAAATGCGCCGTCGTCACCGCCGTCGCACCCGCGGTCGTGACGGCCACGGTGCTCGTCGCACCGGCGACCGCCGCCCGCGCCGCCTCGACGCAGGCCGTGCCCTCGGCACCCGCCGCGATCGTGCTCTCCGTCGCCTCCGGCCCGGTCGGCACGCCCGTGACGGTCACCGGCACGGGCTTCGCCGCGAAGAAGGCCGCGGTCGTCGCGGTCGGGTCGACCACGAAGCGAATCACGACCACCGCCACGGGCGGGTTCACGGCCGCGGTCACGATCCCCCGCACCTCGCTCTCCACCATCCGGATCACCGCGACGGCCGGCACCCGCTCGGCCGGGGCCGCCTTCACCGTCACGACGGCGAAGTCGAGCGGATCCTCACGCCTGGGCACGTCCGCTCCGGCACCCACGACCGCGCCGGCCCCGACGCCGGCCCCCGCTCCCACGAGCGCGCCCACGTCCTCCGCCGCTCCGGCCCCGGCGACCTCCTCGACCGCACCGGCCGCATCCACCGCCCCCGCCATCAGCTCCGCCCGCCTGCGCCTCGGCCTCTCGACCCCCGGCGGCCCCACGGCGAACGGCGAGCTCGACGCCGCGTCGGCGACCCTCGGCGAGAGCCCGTCCATCGTGATGAGCCACGTCGACTTCACGCACCCGGCGCCCATCGCCGGGCTCCAGAGCGTCGCCGCGCGCGGTGCCGACAGCCTCATCACGTGGGAGCCCTGGCAGGGCGGCGCGGGCGTCGACCAGGCCGCGTACACGAACGCGCGCATCATCGCGGGCGACCAGGACGCGTACATCCGCTCGTGGGGCACCGACCTCGCGAAGTACGGCAAGACCGTCTACCTCCGCTACGGACACGAGATGAACGGCAACTGGTACCCGTGGTCGGACGGCGTCAACGGCAACGCATCCGGCTCCTACGTCCAAGCGTGGAAGCACGTGCACGACCTCGTGGTCGCGCAGGGCGCCACGAACGTGAAGTGGGTGTGGAGCCCGAACGTGCCGTACCCGGGATCCACCGACCTCGCCTCCCTCTACCCCGGTGCCGACCAGGTCGACGTCGTCGCGCTCGACGGCTACAACTGGGGCGCCGTCGCCGGCCAGCGCTGGACCGCGCCGGCCGACCTCTTCGGTCCCGGCATCGCGCAGCTGCGCGCCGTCGCGCCCGGGAAGCCGCTCATCATCGGCGAGGTCGCCTCGAGCGAGACGGGCGGATCCAAGGCCGCGTGGGACAAGGACCTCGTCGCGTACCTGCAGGCCCAGCCCGACGTGCTCGGCTTCGTGTGGTTCGACTTCCAGAAGGAGGCGGACTGGCGCATCGACAGCTCCGCCGCCTCCGCCACAGCCCTCCGCGAGGCGCTCGCCCTCCGGCGGGGCTGA
- a CDS encoding alpha/beta hydrolase yields the protein MTRAHRRRETALALAAVLVGLVILPAPPGSGVEGGFAQLDRYAALTQAQAQRMIQAHPALELQVMDASPARVVSWWAAKDRKHQRALIRSSPALVGNLDGVDYASRDAANRRQLRAELRTEREAVAAHPDDADARDRLTALTAIRDALKPEARAGGHAEPRRWLVSLSHRDPPLAAIAVGDLDTARQVTFTVPGMGTYTDDMQLWTETAQNVFDAQASVGAPTAHAVVAWIGYRTPPPGVDATLGDYAERGAPLLASEIAGLQAARHGGDLASVNVIAHSYGSTMAADALAARDLGVDSFVMLGSAGVEDGIEDARQLHARHVYAGEAADDDEAVWGRLSRQDPRAPGFGATVISVDGDPARGLLPVTTHAPVLHSSWNDDPDSRAWTTIRDPAQRAAEFAAHEKTYGYLDAGTESLRNAAIATTPHATARLDAAG from the coding sequence GTGACCCGAGCCCACCGGCGGCGCGAGACGGCGCTGGCCCTCGCCGCCGTGCTCGTCGGCCTCGTGATCCTGCCGGCCCCACCCGGATCCGGCGTCGAGGGAGGCTTCGCCCAGCTCGACCGCTACGCCGCCCTCACCCAGGCGCAAGCCCAGCGGATGATCCAGGCGCACCCGGCCCTCGAGCTGCAGGTGATGGATGCGTCGCCCGCGCGCGTCGTCTCGTGGTGGGCCGCCAAGGACCGGAAGCACCAGCGCGCGCTGATCCGGAGCTCGCCCGCGCTCGTCGGCAACCTCGACGGCGTCGACTACGCCTCGCGCGACGCCGCCAACCGACGCCAGCTGCGCGCCGAGCTGCGCACGGAGCGGGAGGCGGTCGCCGCCCACCCCGACGACGCCGACGCGCGCGACCGGCTCACCGCCCTCACGGCGATCCGCGACGCGCTCAAGCCCGAGGCCCGCGCGGGCGGGCACGCCGAGCCGCGGCGCTGGCTCGTGTCGCTGAGCCACCGGGATCCGCCGCTCGCCGCCATCGCGGTCGGCGACCTCGACACGGCCCGCCAGGTCACCTTCACGGTGCCGGGCATGGGCACCTATACCGACGACATGCAGCTCTGGACCGAGACCGCGCAGAACGTGTTCGACGCGCAGGCGTCGGTCGGCGCTCCGACCGCGCACGCCGTGGTCGCGTGGATCGGCTACCGCACGCCGCCGCCTGGGGTCGACGCGACGCTCGGCGACTACGCGGAGCGCGGCGCCCCGCTGCTCGCGAGCGAGATCGCCGGCCTGCAGGCAGCGAGGCACGGCGGCGACCTCGCGAGCGTGAACGTCATCGCGCACTCGTACGGATCCACCATGGCCGCCGACGCCCTCGCCGCCCGCGACCTCGGCGTCGACTCCTTCGTCATGCTCGGCTCGGCCGGCGTCGAGGACGGCATCGAGGACGCGCGCCAGCTGCACGCCCGCCACGTCTACGCGGGCGAGGCTGCGGACGACGACGAGGCCGTGTGGGGGCGGCTCTCGCGGCAGGATCCGCGCGCGCCCGGCTTCGGTGCCACCGTCATCTCCGTCGACGGGGATCCCGCGCGCGGCCTCCTCCCCGTCACCACGCACGCCCCTGTCCTGCACTCGTCCTGGAACGACGACCCGGACTCGCGCGCCTGGACGACCATCCGCGATCCGGCCCAGCGCGCCGCCGAGTTCGCCGCGCACGAGAAGACGTACGGCTATCTCGACGCGGGCACGGAGTCGCTCCGGAACGCGGCCATCGCGACGACGCCGCACGCGACGGCGCGGCTGGACGCGGCGGGCTGA
- the rhuM gene encoding RhuM family protein gives MIEGTGRFILYTEPGGAQVQLHAVDGTVWLTQSQLAELYGTSVVNIAQIIRRILDDGEVTEATINSELIVRREGNRDVRREMTVYDLEMILAIGYRVTTDRGVQFRQWATTVLREYLVKGFAMQDERLKDPAGVDYFDELLERIRDIRSSEKRFYQKIRDIFAASSVDYAPGNAAAKEFFATIQNKLLFAVTGLTAAELVVARSDPEAENMGLTSWKGERVRKGDVTTSKNYLTADELSALNLLTTRFLDFAEDRARRRMTTSMGDWVARTDGFLLFDERNILTGPGTVSADAAARVTAQRYAEFDDHRRADDAAAADLADADVMNALERAGRTPVTGEPPEDRR, from the coding sequence ATGATCGAAGGCACGGGTCGGTTCATCCTGTACACGGAGCCCGGCGGAGCACAGGTGCAGCTCCATGCCGTCGACGGGACGGTGTGGCTCACGCAGTCTCAGCTCGCGGAGCTGTACGGGACATCCGTCGTCAACATCGCGCAGATCATCCGTCGGATTCTCGACGACGGAGAAGTCACCGAGGCAACAATTAACTCTGAGTTAATTGTTCGCCGGGAGGGAAATCGTGATGTGAGGCGGGAGATGACCGTCTACGACTTGGAGATGATCCTCGCCATCGGCTATCGCGTCACGACAGACAGGGGTGTGCAGTTCCGACAGTGGGCGACCACCGTGTTGCGCGAATACCTCGTCAAGGGATTCGCGATGCAGGACGAACGCCTCAAGGATCCTGCCGGAGTCGACTACTTCGACGAGCTCCTCGAACGCATCCGGGACATCCGTTCGTCCGAGAAGCGCTTCTACCAGAAGATCCGCGACATCTTCGCGGCGAGCAGTGTCGACTACGCCCCGGGGAACGCCGCCGCCAAGGAGTTCTTCGCGACCATCCAGAACAAGCTGCTGTTCGCCGTGACTGGTCTCACTGCAGCTGAGCTCGTCGTCGCGCGCTCTGACCCCGAAGCGGAGAACATGGGCCTCACCAGCTGGAAGGGTGAGCGTGTCCGGAAGGGGGACGTGACGACGTCGAAGAACTACCTCACCGCGGACGAGCTGAGCGCGTTGAACTTGCTCACCACGAGATTCCTCGACTTCGCTGAGGACCGGGCCCGACGCCGGATGACGACGTCCATGGGCGATTGGGTCGCGCGGACGGATGGCTTCCTCCTATTCGACGAGCGCAACATCCTGACCGGACCTGGCACCGTCTCCGCCGACGCAGCAGCCCGCGTGACGGCCCAGCGCTACGCGGAGTTCGACGATCACCGACGCGCAGATGATGCGGCGGCTGCCGATCTCGCAGATGCTGACGTGATGAACGCCCTGGAACGCGCCGGACGCACGCCTGTGACAGGAGAACCTCCCGAAGACAGGAGATAG